From Nitrobacter sp. NHB1, a single genomic window includes:
- a CDS encoding lytic murein transglycosylase → MKTLDSRIRLSRRGALQCLGAVAALAPFPALAAMPQGFEQWRDKFRARALSKGISDATWSRCMDRIEPDMSVFKQMRKQPEFHEKTWQYINRRVSDWRIIAGKEALRKNEALFARIERDFGVERGTLLALWGVESAFGDPLVQKNHMRPVFPSLAALAWNEPRRRRYWETELINALRIVDKGWSTPQEMRGSWAGAMGHTQWMPEVWLNVGMDYDHDGRVSPFGKPDDALGSTARYLIKRGRYHRGEHWGYEVRASRGASASRTYAAWSTAGVHRADGKPFPQPNASAKLWVPEPDGPAFLLGPNFFAVRSYNPSMNYTLAICHLGDRILGAPPFIQPFPGSERILTLAEVQEVQTRLTRAGFDTGGTDGRVGNATMQAVKDFQARVGLPADGYAGLEVLARLRRGG, encoded by the coding sequence ATGAAAACCCTCGATTCTCGAATTCGGCTCAGCCGGCGCGGTGCGCTGCAATGTCTCGGCGCAGTGGCGGCGCTCGCGCCCTTCCCGGCTCTCGCAGCCATGCCTCAGGGCTTCGAGCAGTGGCGCGACAAATTCCGCGCCCGCGCGCTGTCCAAGGGCATCTCAGACGCGACCTGGAGCCGCTGCATGGACCGGATCGAGCCGGACATGAGCGTTTTCAAGCAGATGCGCAAACAGCCGGAGTTCCACGAAAAGACCTGGCAGTACATCAACCGCCGCGTCTCGGACTGGCGCATCATCGCCGGCAAGGAGGCGCTGCGGAAGAACGAGGCTCTGTTCGCGCGGATCGAGCGCGATTTCGGCGTCGAGCGCGGCACGCTGCTGGCGTTGTGGGGCGTCGAATCCGCGTTCGGTGACCCGCTGGTGCAGAAGAACCACATGCGCCCGGTGTTTCCTTCGCTGGCGGCGCTCGCCTGGAACGAGCCGCGCCGCCGCCGCTATTGGGAAACCGAACTGATCAACGCGCTGCGCATCGTGGACAAGGGCTGGAGCACGCCCCAGGAGATGCGCGGCTCGTGGGCCGGTGCGATGGGACACACCCAATGGATGCCCGAGGTCTGGCTCAATGTCGGCATGGACTATGACCATGACGGCCGGGTCTCGCCGTTTGGAAAACCCGACGACGCGCTGGGCTCGACCGCGCGTTATCTTATCAAGCGTGGACGATATCATCGCGGCGAGCATTGGGGATATGAAGTGCGCGCATCGCGCGGCGCAAGCGCCAGCCGCACCTATGCCGCGTGGTCCACCGCCGGCGTGCATCGCGCCGACGGCAAGCCGTTTCCGCAGCCGAATGCGTCGGCCAAACTCTGGGTCCCGGAACCGGACGGTCCGGCATTCCTGCTGGGACCGAATTTCTTCGCCGTGCGCAGCTACAATCCGTCGATGAATTATACGCTGGCGATCTGCCATCTCGGCGATCGCATTCTCGGGGCGCCGCCTTTCATCCAGCCTTTCCCCGGTTCGGAACGCATACTCACGCTCGCGGAAGTGCAGGAAGTGCAGACGCGTCTGACCAGGGCCGGCTTCGATACCGGCGGCACCGACGGCCGCGTCGGCAACGCAACCATGCAGGCGGTGAAGGATTTTCAGGCCCGCGTCGGATTGCCGGCCGACGGCTATGCCGGACTCGAGGTTTTGGCGCGGCTGCGGCGCGGCGGCTGA
- a CDS encoding M23 family metallopeptidase, with protein sequence MVGGNSLLRFVRRVAAAWLLLAAATGGAAADDFKTPGISIARVEWRTVLDQFKSEIEAWPAIDDRFTLNALRHLPPSDPRTMPALIQLNAVTLPLFARINQSPVPVLLPFDAGMYLNARATGAPANLPLAHYQAGFQRQMFDAGLAGYDAKFALAPGAGKGMPHLTFTRPVEVQITGSILTYDIDDPSGEKGEPVSALAAQFPDLRRIIRGGYVRYAFTRFGAPYVVSIPCLDSAPRKSRLACREASAVAERFLKALRIAGGRPSQSRMNIAPGVMPRPATSSPDFTYRPPGDIIANSGYRGQGGRADPTVYSQIRFPIEQAPAYANSQSFLNWGDCFHRGRIPSPSRKGDAYHCKSSNKPLVFDESAAENYSYPWQDNFCEARDFNVGQCPAGSGHQGQDIRPATCTLRNKGADRCIPNRYAVVAVRDGVIIRSPKQQAATLLVDTRNEHVRFRYMHMNPSQLDEDGILDDRRVSEGEKIGLVSNYMGRSGGTTTHLHFDVQVFTREGWIWVNPYVTLISAYERLIGGRGREIAAEPGASPPTAKPHDPTHPEKPAEGEDN encoded by the coding sequence ATGGTTGGCGGCAACAGTCTTCTCCGGTTCGTCAGACGTGTGGCCGCGGCGTGGCTGCTGCTCGCGGCCGCCACCGGAGGTGCCGCCGCCGACGACTTCAAGACCCCCGGCATTTCGATCGCCCGAGTGGAATGGCGCACCGTTCTCGACCAGTTCAAGTCCGAGATCGAGGCCTGGCCCGCTATTGACGACCGCTTCACCCTCAATGCGCTGCGCCACCTGCCGCCGTCCGATCCACGCACCATGCCGGCGCTGATACAACTGAATGCGGTGACGCTGCCGCTTTTTGCGCGCATCAACCAGAGTCCGGTGCCGGTGCTGCTGCCGTTCGATGCCGGCATGTATCTCAACGCGCGCGCGACCGGCGCACCGGCGAACCTGCCGCTCGCGCATTATCAGGCGGGGTTTCAGCGGCAAATGTTCGACGCCGGTCTGGCCGGCTATGATGCGAAGTTCGCTCTGGCGCCCGGCGCAGGTAAGGGCATGCCGCACCTGACCTTCACCAGACCCGTCGAAGTCCAGATCACCGGGTCGATCCTGACCTACGACATCGACGATCCGTCGGGAGAAAAAGGCGAGCCCGTGAGTGCGCTGGCGGCGCAGTTTCCGGATCTCCGACGCATCATTCGCGGAGGTTACGTGCGCTACGCTTTCACGCGGTTCGGCGCTCCCTACGTTGTTTCGATCCCTTGCCTCGACAGCGCGCCGCGCAAAAGCCGGCTCGCTTGCCGCGAGGCGTCGGCGGTGGCCGAGCGGTTTCTGAAAGCGTTGCGCATCGCGGGCGGGCGGCCGTCGCAATCCCGCATGAATATCGCGCCCGGCGTCATGCCGCGCCCTGCAACGTCCTCGCCCGATTTTACCTACCGGCCTCCGGGCGACATCATCGCGAACAGCGGCTATCGCGGCCAGGGCGGCCGCGCCGATCCGACCGTCTATTCGCAGATCCGGTTTCCGATCGAACAGGCGCCGGCCTACGCGAACTCGCAATCGTTTCTGAACTGGGGCGACTGCTTCCATCGCGGCCGCATTCCCTCGCCCTCCCGCAAAGGCGACGCCTATCATTGCAAGTCGAGCAACAAGCCGCTGGTATTCGACGAATCCGCCGCCGAGAACTATTCCTATCCCTGGCAGGACAATTTCTGCGAGGCCCGCGATTTCAACGTCGGACAATGCCCCGCAGGGTCCGGACATCAGGGTCAGGACATTCGCCCGGCGACATGCACGCTCCGCAATAAGGGCGCCGACCGCTGCATCCCGAACCGCTATGCGGTCGTGGCCGTGCGTGACGGCGTTATCATCCGCTCGCCGAAACAACAGGCGGCGACGTTGCTGGTCGACACGCGCAACGAGCATGTGCGCTTTCGCTACATGCACATGAACCCGTCGCAACTTGATGAGGACGGCATCCTCGATGATCGACGCGTGAGCGAAGGCGAGAAGATCGGCCTGGTGTCGAACTATATGGGTCGCTCCGGGGGCACCACGACCCACCTGCATTTCGACGTGCAGGTCTTCACGCGCGAGGGCTGGATCTGGGTCAACCCCTATGTCACCCTCATTTCGGCCTATGAGCGCCTGATCGGCGGACGCGGCCGCGAGATCGCAGCCGAGCCCGGGGCGAGTCCGCCGACCGCGAAGCCGCACGATCCCACCCATCCCGAGAAACCCGCCGAGGGCGAGGACAACTGA
- the efp gene encoding elongation factor P: MRVIASSIRKGNVIEQDGKLYVVLTAENIHPGKGTPVSQIEMRRISDGVKISERYKTTDQVERATIEDHNFTFLYEDADGFHFMNAENYDQVQVPKDIVGNVAPYLQENMVVKLSLHDMVPVAITLPQRVTLEVVETEPVTKGQTASSSYKPAMLSNGVRTGVPPHVAVGTRVVVMTEDGSYVERAKD, from the coding sequence TTGAGAGTTATCGCCAGTTCTATTCGCAAGGGCAACGTCATCGAGCAAGACGGCAAGCTCTACGTGGTCCTGACCGCGGAAAACATCCACCCCGGCAAGGGAACCCCGGTCAGCCAGATCGAGATGCGGCGGATCAGCGACGGCGTGAAGATTTCCGAGCGCTACAAGACCACCGACCAGGTCGAGCGCGCCACCATCGAGGACCACAACTTCACCTTCCTCTATGAAGACGCTGACGGCTTCCACTTCATGAATGCCGAGAACTACGATCAGGTCCAGGTGCCCAAGGACATCGTCGGCAACGTCGCGCCTTACCTGCAGGAAAACATGGTGGTGAAACTGTCCCTGCACGACATGGTGCCGGTTGCGATCACGCTGCCGCAGCGGGTGACGCTCGAAGTGGTCGAGACCGAGCCGGTCACCAAGGGGCAGACCGCGTCCTCGTCCTACAAGCCCGCCATGTTGTCGAACGGCGTCCGCACCGGCGTGCCGCCCCATGTCGCCGTCGGTACGCGGGTCGTGGTGATGACGGAAGACGGCTCCTACGTCGAACGCGCCAAGGACTAA
- the epmA gene encoding EF-P lysine aminoacylase EpmA, translated as MNRISPWWDQARHADRRPFLKARGAVTKALRAWFDGEGFVEVETGVLQVSPGNETHLHAPRTTLTTPAGDQVTRYLRTSPEFACKKLLAAGEQKVVEFARVFRDRERGVLHLPEFTMLEWYRADSSYDVIMADCIAVIARAARATGIGTFSFRGRQADPFAEPELLTVAAAFDRFAGIDLLKTVVGGEGDRAALAAQARVRIADDDTWSDIFSKVLVEHVEPHLGQGRLTILSEYPAPEAALARIDPADSRVAERFEIYACGVELANGFGELTDAAEQRIRFARAMDDKQNRYGERYPLDEDFLAAVAQMPEASGVALGFDRLVMLASGASKIDQVVWTPPAEDA; from the coding sequence ATGAATCGGATTTCACCCTGGTGGGACCAGGCAAGGCACGCGGACCGGAGGCCGTTCCTGAAAGCGCGCGGTGCGGTGACGAAGGCGCTGCGGGCCTGGTTCGACGGGGAAGGGTTCGTTGAGGTCGAAACCGGGGTTTTGCAGGTGTCGCCGGGCAACGAAACCCACCTTCATGCGCCTCGCACTACGCTGACAACGCCGGCCGGCGACCAGGTTACGCGCTACTTGCGCACCTCCCCGGAATTCGCGTGCAAGAAGCTGCTGGCGGCCGGCGAGCAGAAGGTCGTGGAGTTCGCGCGGGTGTTTCGGGACCGCGAGCGTGGCGTGCTGCACCTGCCGGAATTCACCATGCTGGAGTGGTATCGCGCAGACAGTTCCTACGACGTCATCATGGCCGACTGCATCGCCGTGATTGCCCGCGCGGCCCGGGCGACCGGCATCGGCACGTTCTCGTTTCGCGGCCGGCAAGCCGATCCGTTCGCGGAACCGGAGCTGTTGACGGTCGCCGCCGCGTTCGATCGCTTCGCCGGGATCGACCTCCTGAAAACCGTCGTCGGCGGCGAGGGCGATCGCGCGGCGCTGGCGGCGCAGGCACGGGTGCGGATTGCGGACGACGACACCTGGTCGGATATTTTCAGCAAGGTGCTGGTCGAGCATGTCGAACCCCATCTCGGGCAGGGGAGGTTGACGATACTGTCCGAATACCCCGCGCCGGAAGCAGCACTGGCGCGCATCGATCCGGCCGACAGCCGCGTTGCCGAGCGTTTCGAGATCTATGCCTGCGGCGTCGAGCTTGCGAACGGGTTTGGTGAATTGACCGACGCCGCCGAACAGCGCATCCGTTTCGCGCGGGCGATGGACGACAAGCAAAACCGCTACGGCGAGCGCTATCCGCTGGACGAGGATTTTCTTGCGGCGGTCGCGCAAATGCCGGAGGCGAGCGGGGTGGCGCTGGGCTTCGACCGGCTGGTGATGCTGGCAAGCGGCGCCTCAAAGATCGATCAGGTGGTGTGGACGCCGCCCGCGGAGGATGCATGA
- a CDS encoding lysine-2,3-aminomutase-like protein, producing the protein MSVRANSSVVSTLRQPEDLVAHGLAPAAALPDLARVGARYAIAVTPHVASLIDPGDPDDPIARQYVPSADELAAQPGERADPIGDHAHSPVDGIVHRYPDRVLLKLVHVCAVYCRFCFRREMVGPAKETALSKSSATVALDYIRSHPEVWEVILTGGDPLMLSPRRLAEIMTELAGIGHVKIVRIHSRVPVADPTRVTDEMVAALKAAGATTWLALHANHPRELTAAARSACARIVDAGIPMVSQSVLLRGVNDDAATLEALMRAFVECRIKPYYLHHGDLAPGTAHLRTTLEQGQALMRALRGRVSGLCQPDYVLDIPGGYGKSPVGPDYLSRSDLTFGEGEHRPESRYRIVDYCGGVHLYPPKP; encoded by the coding sequence ATGAGCGTTAGAGCCAACAGCAGCGTCGTTTCGACATTGCGGCAGCCGGAGGATCTCGTTGCCCATGGTCTCGCGCCGGCCGCGGCTCTGCCCGATCTCGCCAGAGTCGGCGCGCGCTATGCGATTGCGGTCACGCCGCACGTCGCCAGCCTGATCGATCCCGGCGATCCCGACGATCCGATCGCGCGGCAGTATGTTCCGAGCGCCGATGAACTGGCGGCGCAACCCGGCGAGCGTGCCGACCCGATCGGCGATCATGCGCATTCGCCGGTGGACGGAATCGTCCACCGCTATCCCGACCGGGTTCTGCTCAAGCTCGTTCATGTTTGCGCGGTCTATTGCCGGTTCTGCTTCCGTCGCGAGATGGTGGGACCTGCCAAGGAAACCGCGCTGTCGAAATCCTCGGCCACGGTCGCGCTCGATTACATCCGCTCGCATCCGGAAGTCTGGGAAGTGATCCTGACCGGCGGCGATCCGCTGATGCTGTCGCCGCGGCGGCTGGCCGAGATCATGACCGAGCTTGCCGGGATCGGCCACGTCAAGATCGTCCGCATCCATAGCCGCGTGCCGGTGGCCGACCCCACGCGTGTCACCGATGAGATGGTGGCGGCCTTGAAAGCGGCGGGCGCCACCACCTGGCTGGCGCTGCACGCCAATCATCCGCGCGAGCTGACCGCCGCGGCCCGCTCGGCCTGCGCGCGGATCGTCGATGCCGGTATTCCCATGGTCAGCCAGTCGGTGCTGCTGCGCGGCGTCAACGATGACGCGGCGACGCTGGAGGCGTTGATGCGTGCCTTCGTCGAATGCCGCATCAAGCCGTACTATCTGCATCACGGCGACCTCGCGCCGGGCACGGCGCATCTGCGGACCACGCTGGAACAGGGCCAGGCCCTGATGCGCGCGCTGCGCGGTCGTGTGTCCGGACTGTGCCAGCCGGATTATGTTCTCGATATTCCCGGCGGATACGGCAAGTCGCCGGTGGGGCCGGATTATCTGTCGCGGTCAGATTTAACCTTCGGAGAAGGTGAACATCGGCCGGAATCGCGTTATCGTATCGTCGACTATTGCGGCGGCGTTCACCTCTATCCGCCGAAGCCTTAG
- a CDS encoding HdeD family acid-resistance protein, with product MTTPSQDIDRLRLKVSTEVRKHWKAFLFEGIVLVILGLAAMIVPPLASIAVTIFLGWLFLVGGGAGLIGTFWARQMPGFWWSLLSAALALILGIVLLMRPAQATLTLTIVVSAYFLAEGVVSIMYALEHRRELTQRWGWMLTAGFMDIIIAGIIVVGLPGSAVWAIGLLVGINLLFGGTALIVMALAARNAD from the coding sequence ATGACGACCCCTTCTCAGGACATCGATCGCCTTCGGTTGAAAGTGAGTACCGAAGTCCGCAAGCATTGGAAGGCTTTCCTGTTCGAGGGTATCGTGCTGGTCATTCTCGGTCTCGCCGCGATGATCGTGCCGCCGCTGGCGAGCATTGCCGTCACGATCTTCCTCGGCTGGTTGTTTCTCGTCGGCGGAGGCGCCGGGCTCATCGGCACCTTCTGGGCGCGCCAGATGCCCGGATTCTGGTGGTCGCTGCTCTCGGCCGCGCTCGCGCTGATCCTCGGCATCGTGCTGCTGATGCGGCCGGCCCAGGCCACGCTGACGCTGACCATCGTGGTCAGCGCCTACTTCCTCGCCGAGGGCGTCGTCAGCATCATGTACGCTCTGGAACACCGCCGCGAACTCACGCAGCGGTGGGGCTGGATGCTGACCGCGGGATTCATGGACATCATCATCGCCGGCATCATCGTCGTGGGGCTACCGGGATCGGCGGTCTGGGCCATCGGCCTTCTGGTCGGCATCAACCTGCTGTTTGGCGGCACCGCCTTGATCGTGATGGCGCTCGCGGCGCGCAACGCGGATTAG
- a CDS encoding PrsW family glutamic-type intramembrane protease: MHLLETFPTVIGAAAIAPALLLLWLVIAADERPGPPAMVWAAFVLGAVSISLLGFARVPFAPMLKVPEPPWLALMLKSVFGIAAPEELVKIAAIAAVTAMRRKSSDPMDAVVYGAAAGLGFAAYENLAYLMQHTDIWRSLAVLRSVLTVPFHGALGIIAGAYIAMARSGTALGAHRRARDWARIRNSVAVFAVPIALHASFDAPLLALQQNPDLGRSHAFVLEAVAMLVGFGAILFAAYLVRRVGAHHAPRSETSRERLRNLRGMWALLLAGGGASFLGAAFILSSIHRWITNADKHIHIATYLVPVGIVAIVIGIWLLVMTSAVYVLGRNRLQMTGTSPVSDLDQDGPPAGSEKRH; this comes from the coding sequence ATGCATCTGCTCGAAACTTTCCCGACCGTCATCGGCGCCGCGGCCATCGCGCCCGCGCTGCTGCTGCTTTGGTTGGTGATCGCGGCGGACGAGCGGCCAGGACCACCCGCGATGGTCTGGGCGGCATTCGTGCTCGGCGCCGTCAGCATATCGCTGCTCGGATTTGCCCGCGTGCCATTCGCGCCGATGCTGAAGGTGCCGGAACCGCCTTGGCTTGCGTTGATGCTGAAGTCGGTTTTCGGCATCGCCGCGCCCGAGGAACTGGTGAAGATCGCCGCCATCGCCGCGGTCACCGCAATGCGCCGCAAGTCCTCCGACCCCATGGATGCCGTGGTGTACGGCGCCGCCGCCGGGCTCGGCTTCGCGGCCTATGAAAACCTCGCTTATCTGATGCAGCATACCGACATCTGGCGTTCGCTCGCGGTTCTGCGCAGCGTGCTCACCGTTCCTTTCCATGGCGCGCTGGGCATTATCGCCGGCGCCTACATCGCGATGGCGCGTTCGGGCACCGCGCTCGGTGCGCACCGCCGCGCCCGCGACTGGGCGCGCATCCGCAATAGCGTGGCAGTCTTCGCCGTGCCCATCGCGCTCCATGCGAGTTTCGACGCGCCGCTGCTCGCGCTGCAACAGAATCCCGACCTGGGCCGGTCCCACGCCTTCGTGCTGGAAGCGGTCGCCATGCTGGTCGGATTCGGCGCCATCCTGTTCGCGGCCTATCTGGTTCGCCGTGTCGGCGCGCACCACGCCCCTCGCAGCGAGACCTCGCGCGAGCGCCTCCGTAACCTGCGCGGCATGTGGGCGCTGCTGCTCGCCGGCGGCGGCGCGAGTTTCCTCGGTGCGGCCTTCATCCTGTCCTCGATCCATCGCTGGATCACCAATGCCGACAAGCACATCCACATCGCCACCTATCTCGTCCCGGTCGGAATTGTCGCGATCGTGATCGGGATCTGGCTCCTGGTGATGACGTCTGCCGTCTACGTGCTCGGGCGCAACCGCCTGCAAATGACCGGGACGAGCCCCGTCTCCGACCTCGATCAGGACGGTCCCCCCGCGGGTTCCGAAAAACGACATTAG
- a CDS encoding GNAT family N-acetyltransferase, whose protein sequence is MAGLSREAKGRWRAMSAADLPPVLAIAGKVHPAFPEDAEVFAERLRLYAAGCLVFHAGETIGGYVISHPWRAMDPPALNSRLGMLPGDPETYYIHDIALLPELRGVGAATAAVALLLARAGKEKLATVSLVAVNDSADFWIRYGFRKIAFDGIVDAALARKLRGYSNAATFMVRQI, encoded by the coding sequence ATGGCCGGGCTTTCTCGCGAAGCCAAAGGACGATGGCGGGCGATGTCGGCTGCCGACCTGCCGCCGGTCCTGGCAATCGCGGGGAAAGTCCATCCAGCGTTTCCCGAGGATGCGGAGGTGTTCGCCGAGCGGCTCCGGCTTTACGCGGCCGGCTGCCTCGTTTTCCACGCGGGCGAGACTATCGGCGGTTATGTCATCAGCCATCCGTGGCGGGCCATGGATCCTCCGGCATTGAATTCACGGCTCGGCATGTTGCCCGGCGACCCTGAAACTTACTACATCCACGACATCGCATTGCTGCCCGAATTGCGCGGCGTTGGCGCGGCGACGGCGGCGGTCGCGCTGCTGCTGGCGCGAGCGGGCAAGGAAAAGCTCGCGACCGTTTCGCTGGTGGCAGTCAATGACTCCGCGGATTTCTGGATACGATACGGTTTCCGCAAGATCGCGTTCGACGGGATCGTCGACGCCGCGCTCGCGCGGAAGCTGCGCGGCTATAGCAACGCGGCAACCTTCATGGTCCGCCAGATCTGA
- the purF gene encoding amidophosphoribosyltransferase: protein MDCQQSPSGNAPESDPDFGLDGDTLREECGVFGIFGHPDAAAITALGLHALQHRGQEAAGIVTFDGHRFHSERRLGLVGDTFSRREVIERLPGSAAIGHTRYSTTGGTILRNVQPLFAELNAGGFAVAHNGNLTNGLTLRRELVRNGALMQSTTDTEAILHLVAQSRRGRFIERYIEALRALEGAYALVSLTNKKLVGARDPRGIRPLVLGELDGCPILASETCALDIIGAKYVRDIEPGEVIVFNRKDEAIQTEIHKPFPPMPPRPCIFEYIYFSRPDSIVGGRSVYEVRKAFGAQLARESHAEVDVVVPVPDSGVPAALGYSQFSGVPYELGIIRNHYVGRTFIQPAQSVRELGVRMKHSANRAAIAGKRIVLIDDSLVRGTTSKKIVRMMRDAGATEVHFRLASPPIIHPDYYGIDLPDRSGLLAATHSLEQMRDIIGADSLAFLSIDGMYRAMGEPGRDAANPRYSDHCFTGAYPTTLTDHTDVEPQPHQLSLLAEAS, encoded by the coding sequence ATGGACTGTCAGCAGAGCCCTTCCGGTAACGCGCCCGAGTCGGACCCGGATTTCGGTCTGGACGGCGACACGCTCCGCGAGGAATGTGGCGTATTCGGCATCTTCGGTCATCCCGACGCCGCCGCCATCACCGCGCTCGGCCTTCACGCTCTCCAGCATCGCGGCCAGGAAGCCGCCGGCATCGTGACCTTCGACGGCCACCGCTTCCACTCCGAACGCCGCCTCGGCCTCGTCGGCGACACCTTCTCCCGCCGCGAGGTGATCGAACGTCTCCCCGGCAGCGCAGCCATCGGCCACACCCGCTACTCCACCACCGGAGGCACCATCCTTCGCAACGTGCAGCCGCTGTTCGCCGAACTCAACGCCGGCGGCTTCGCCGTCGCCCACAACGGTAACCTCACCAACGGGCTGACGCTGCGCCGCGAACTGGTGCGCAACGGCGCCTTGATGCAATCGACCACCGACACCGAAGCGATCCTGCATCTGGTCGCGCAGTCCAGGCGCGGCCGTTTCATCGAGCGCTATATCGAAGCGCTCCGGGCCCTCGAGGGCGCCTACGCGCTGGTGTCGCTGACCAACAAGAAGCTGGTCGGCGCGCGCGATCCGCGCGGCATCCGCCCTCTCGTTCTCGGCGAACTCGACGGCTGCCCGATTCTCGCGTCGGAAACCTGCGCGCTCGACATCATCGGCGCGAAGTATGTCCGCGATATCGAACCCGGCGAAGTCATCGTGTTCAATCGCAAGGACGAGGCCATCCAGACCGAAATCCACAAGCCCTTCCCGCCGATGCCGCCGCGGCCCTGCATCTTCGAATACATCTATTTCTCCCGGCCGGATTCGATCGTCGGCGGCCGCTCGGTCTACGAAGTCCGCAAGGCGTTCGGCGCGCAACTGGCCCGCGAGAGTCACGCCGAGGTCGATGTCGTGGTGCCGGTGCCCGATTCCGGCGTGCCCGCCGCTCTCGGCTACAGCCAGTTCTCCGGCGTGCCGTACGAACTCGGGATCATCAGAAACCACTATGTCGGCCGCACGTTCATCCAGCCGGCCCAAAGCGTCCGCGAACTCGGCGTGCGCATGAAGCATTCGGCCAACCGCGCCGCGATTGCGGGCAAACGCATCGTCCTGATCGACGACTCGCTGGTGCGCGGCACCACCTCGAAGAAGATCGTGCGCATGATGCGCGACGCCGGCGCCACGGAGGTGCACTTCCGCCTCGCATCGCCGCCGATCATCCATCCCGATTACTACGGCATCGACCTGCCGGACCGCAGCGGGCTATTGGCCGCGACCCATAGCCTGGAGCAGATGCGCGACATCATCGGCGCGGATTCGCTGGCCTTTCTCTCCATCGACGGCATGTATCGCGCCATGGGCGAGCCCGGACGCGACGCCGCGAACCCGAGATATTCCGACCACTGCTTCACCGGCGCTTATCCGACCACCCTTACCGACCATACCGACGTCGAACCGCAGCCGCATCAGTTGTCGCTGCTCGCGGAAGCGAGCTGA
- a CDS encoding CvpA family protein, producing MPITILDLVLLAVMLISGLLAMIRGFMREILSIASWGIAALATLYSFQKLLPFAKTYINNDIIAAAAVIGGVFIGTLIVISILTTRISDMVLDSRIGALDRTLGFLFGLARGLLIVVVAFLFFTWLVPDKQRPDWVTGAKSLTVLNSTGAWLQSLLPDDPENTILNKFKKNKPGEEQSDTEPASPSSDGYSKPARDSLKKLIDGKPEGAAQ from the coding sequence ATGCCGATAACCATCCTCGACCTCGTTCTGCTCGCCGTGATGCTGATTTCGGGCCTGCTGGCGATGATCCGCGGCTTCATGCGCGAAATCCTGTCGATCGCCTCCTGGGGCATAGCCGCGCTGGCCACGCTTTACTCGTTCCAGAAGCTTCTGCCGTTCGCCAAGACCTATATCAACAACGACATCATCGCTGCCGCGGCCGTGATCGGCGGTGTTTTCATCGGTACCCTGATCGTGATTTCGATCCTCACGACGCGCATTTCCGACATGGTGCTCGATTCCCGGATCGGCGCGCTCGACCGCACCCTGGGTTTCCTGTTCGGGCTGGCACGAGGCCTGTTGATCGTCGTCGTCGCCTTCCTGTTCTTCACCTGGCTGGTTCCGGACAAGCAGCGGCCGGACTGGGTCACGGGTGCGAAGTCGCTCACGGTGCTCAATTCCACCGGCGCCTGGCTGCAGTCGCTCTTGCCGGACGATCCCGAGAACACCATCTTAAACAAATTCAAGAAGAATAAGCCCGGCGAGGAGCAATCGGACACGGAACCTGCGTCCCCTAGTTCCGACGGCTATTCCAAACCTGCCCGAGACAGCCTGAAAAAGCTGATCGACGGCAAACCGGAAGGCGCAGCGCAATGA